The genomic window AACACAAGTTTTGTTCATCAGTGAATGTGGTTACTAAAAGTTAAGTGATGTTGAACAACAGAGAAAGATACTCAGGATGCTTGTGGGAAAGCCTGACCCTAGAACAGTGTTACATTAGCATGTGCAATTTCATATTTCTGCTTTGCTAAGCAAAAGTGGGAAGCCCAGAAACAAGAGGGGGATTCTGTCATATCTTCCCTGAGCAAGGTgggttttctttgctttacaAGCAGACAGCAGCATCACTTGAGCCTGGGCCCAGGCAGTGTTGAGTGCTGAGTCGGATGGTAAAATAGCAGTAAGGAAGGTGGTGGCTTAGTGACCTGCATGGTGTGAGGGGGCAGGACATGTTTTCAGTTATCTCAGAGCATTGTCTGTGCACTGAAAAGTGTCATTACAGTCAGTATTGCACATGTGAAGGGGCTGAGTGTACCTTGCAACATGGACAAGGTATGTGAGTGAAGGGAGAAAACCCACCTTGTGCATGATCTTTGTGTATGTGCAGGGCTGTTTTCAGGGCAAGTGACTGCTAAACAGTCAAATTTAGTAGCTAAGAAGTGCCTTGCAGGGCAGTCCTGCTCAGTATGGCTTAATTCAGTAATTCTAGCAAGTGCATACAGCATTGAGCCCTGTGGGCAGTGTTAGTGGGCATCTGCTGATCTTGCTAGTCTGGAAAGTTATATTCTAGGATTGCTTAGATACTTTGGAGATGAGTTCCAGCAAGGCTACTGATCCTGGTTTTTCATGTAGGAGGGATTTCATTTCCAGGTGTAGATTTCTGTTCTAACAACAGAAAGTTTGACTGATGAAGAGATGCATCTTCAAGTTAAATTTAATTCAATGCCAGGCAGGCTGGAAGATACTGGATGGGCTGTTGAGTGCAAAGTTATTTAAAGGGTATGTGTGAAATGCTATGAGTTGCATACTCAGCTGTCTGATCCCTGTAGGTCTGAACTCATGCTCTTCTCTTGAAAGGCTGCACTCGCAAGACCAGAATTATTGATGTTGTGTACAACGCTTCCAACAACGAGCTGGTGCGGACAAAGACGCTGGTGAAGAACTGCATCGTGCTCATCGACAGCACCCCCTACCGGCAGTGGTACGAGGCACACTatgccctgcccctgggacGCAAGAAGGGCGCCAAACTGGTACGCCTGGGCTTCTCCtttgggctcctggcacagcagtcTGCCCTGCCAGAGGCACTTACCCATCCTGAACAGACACTGCCTGCCAGAGTAGGGTTGGGTACCCAGCAGTGCCTATCCGAGTTGTGTTCCCATAGGTTGGTTCCCAGGATAAGTCTGGCTCTCTTAATGGAGTGCTCGGTAGCAGGAGTTCTCCCAGAAGCATTACACCCGTTTGTGCACAAGGACCTGCCTGTCGAAATCTTTGTCTTCTAATGATGATACCGTTGTCCAGTTCTGCTACTGAAGGGAGAGCGATGACAATTTAGGATGCTGAGGAAGACTTTGTAGGTTGGGTTCTTGTGCTGGGCAGTGATTGCTTTGGTGAGAAGCTTGGGGATTCCTCATTGAACTTGAGTGTGTTTAAGTGTCTTGAAACTACACTGAGCCACGAATCTGTGAATCAAACCCTGGATTGCTAGAAGGTATTTAAAACCCCACATGTAGCATTCAGATTAATCCTTGCATTAAAAGCAAAGCAGTTCTCATTTGGGTGCTGTGTAGTGCAGAAGCAGGGGGAGACCTCGTCTGCCTGGCCTTGCACCACACCCAAGTGCTTTCATTAATTCTGCTGAGGGAAAGAGTATCCACTGCTTTTTGTAGGAGGAGTGGTTCACCAGGGAAGCCTTTGCAGTTTCATTGACTTGAGAACAGCCTTCCCTAGGGCAATGTGCTCAGTTGTCAGCAGTGACTCTGGTTAGCAATGTTGCATTTCTTGGTCTCAAAAGTGAAATGCAGTACCTGGTTCTGTGAGATCAAAGTATTTGTACCTCAGCCAGGTATGACTTTGAAAACAGTACAGTGTTGAGAATACAAGGGCTTCCTTCATGGTGGTGGAAAACACCTGTGTTAGTGGAAGGTGGCCATTtgttaaacaattttttttttttgcttttggtcTTGGGTTTAGactcctgaagaggaggaaataCTGAACAAGAAGCGTTCAAAGAAGATCCAGAAAAAATATGATGAGCGAAAGAAGAATGCCAAGATAGCAAGTATTCTTGAGGAGCAGTTCCAGCAAGGAAAGCTACTTGGTGAGTCCCTGGCAGCATTAATGTAACTTGTTCTTTTATCTTCTCCAGAGATACCCCACTTGTGGCAGGATGGGGCAGTCTGTCTAGCCAGGCTTCTGCTGTTGATTATTCCTTTTGGGGCTTTGAGAAAGAAAGGGGCTCAAGACTAGCAAAATGAGCAAGTGTGTGTCAGAAAAATGTGCCACAGGCATCTGAGAGCTTTGATGTTCAAGCTCTGGTAAACACTTGAGTGTTCTGAAGTCTTCTGGTGATGAGACCTTTGTCCAGTTCTGCTACTGAACCCGAGCGATGACAGTTTGGAGATCTGAGGAGGACTTCACTAGGGACTGCAGCTTCCCAAGCACAGTACCTCAGGCACAGGTGCTGCCCAGGCACACGGCCTGCTGACCCAGttactgctgagctgctcatccgtgctgctgcagggaggctgTGTGCAGTTTGTGTTCTTTGGTGTGTGCACTGGGGTGGGGAATTGCCAGCCTTTAACTGCATGACTTCTCCTTGCAGCCTGCATTGCCTCCAGACCTGGACAGTGTGGCCGAGCCGATGGCTATGTGTTGGAAGGCAAGGAATTAGAGTTCTACTTGAGGAAGATCAAGGCCAGAAAAGGCAAATGAATATGAAAACTATTGTGCTAAGAGAACGAATAAACCAAGAGTCTTCTACCCTAATAGGTTGTGTGCTTATTTGTGTGTGCAGTATGGAGAGGGCTTCTGTAGCTCCACCTGCCTTGTAAAATGTAAAGGAAGATGAAACTCTAGGAATCCCTGAGCCCTTTAACATCTTCAGGCAAAACTTGTCCCTGCATGTGCTCAACTAAAACATCTCTGTGGGGTCTAAGTGACTTGCAGGGACCAAGTGTTTGTGAAAAAGAGGTATCAGATTTCGCAGCAGTGGGGAATGTCCAGTATTGGAAACCTGCGAGCAGGAGGTAGGTGCAAGTGTGCACCCCCATTGAAAGTTCTGGGTTCCTGGGAGCTCCTGAGGTCTGTGCATGCTTCccccctgttcctgtgctgtgttAGGTCAgcatgtgctgcagctggggtgTTGGAGAGGTCAGTGGGGAAATGGGCCAAGTCTGGCTGAAAATTTGGCTATTACACCTTCAACCTCTGCAGCTGGTAACTCTGCCTCTGCCTTCCACATTACATGGGCCCCCATCCCCTGGTTCAGGCCAGCAGC from Agelaius phoeniceus isolate bAgePho1 chromosome 8, bAgePho1.hap1, whole genome shotgun sequence includes these protein-coding regions:
- the RPS8 gene encoding small ribosomal subunit protein eS8, with amino-acid sequence MGISRDNWHKRRKTGGKRKPYHKKRKYELGRPPANTKIGPRRIHTVRVRGGNKKYRALRLDVGNFSWGSECCTRKTRIIDVVYNASNNELVRTKTLVKNCIVLIDSTPYRQWYEAHYALPLGRKKGAKLTPEEEEILNKKRSKKIQKKYDERKKNAKIASILEEQFQQGKLLACIASRPGQCGRADGYVLEGKELEFYLRKIKARKGK